A genomic stretch from Pieris brassicae chromosome 9, ilPieBrab1.1, whole genome shotgun sequence includes:
- the LOC123714118 gene encoding protein brown-like — protein MEHSKLKEEENEIVIRVNNLTVSTRDQKSWWRRKGTRSKTIILNNVSACLKTGDLVAVIGPSGAGKTTFLTSLAGKCNLISSGSIAVNNTEIVNIQTGLIELVPQFDVFMDHLTVSEHLIFMTEMKLGSVKDEENRNHLTFLIHELKLKALKNNTIRSLSGGEKRLLSLATSLILSPIILICDEPTTGLDSYNASLVIGVLKKLSQGKIVICSVHQPSSELFNEFNSVCLMSEGNLVFCGCQVECKKQFERLKLYCPVNFNPAEFYIRAISNGSVEFLENNQQPCFRTGSSLTLPQIKTYQRNWFKQIQLLIWRSSLSIKRDLKAYLLQLFVSTLISSMIIGTCYVGISGRTQRGVQDLKGFLWLMVSEVSFSLSYVALYAFEGDLNLFKREVGVYRTSAFYVCRFLCLLPKCLIWPIAYVLIVTLAVELPNHIFTAFKFSIALIITAIASSAYGLGMGALFTSTGVMGDVMPCADLPLFIMSGAFIRLSSLPIWLLPLKYISHFYYGMDAVSNIYWRQIDAIDCPTNSTSICHNDGNSVLTESGYSNDENYLGFTFVTVLWNLLGYYGLKREENKGYIY, from the exons CTTAAAGAGGAAGAAAATGAAATAGTGATAAGAGTCAACAATCTTACCGTTTCAACAAGAGACCAAAAGTCTTGGTGGAGAAGAAAGGGAACTAGatctaaaacaattattttaaataatg TTTCAGCATGTTTGAAAACTGGAGACTTAGTCGCAGTTATCGGCCCAAG TGGCGCAGGAAAGACCACATTCCTTACATCTCTGGCTGGCAAATGTAACTTGATCTCTTCAGGCTCAATAGCAGTAAACAATACGGAGATCGTGAATATTCAGACAGGGTTGATCGAGTTGGTACCTCAATTCGATGTTTTCATGGATCACCTGACCGTGTCGGaacatttgatttttatg ACAGAAATGAAACTCGGGAGCGTGAAAGATGAAGAAAACAGAAATCATTTAACATTTCTAATTCATGAACTCAAATTAAAGgcactaaaaaataatactattcgTAGTCTATCAGGTGGTGAAAAGAGGTTATTATCCCTGGCAACATCC TTAATATTAAGCCCGATAATTTTAATCTGCGACGAACCAACCACTGGTCTGGACAGCTACAACGCGTCCCTCGTAATCGGTGTTTTAAAAAAGCTTTCCCAAGGCAAAATAGTTATTTGTTCAGTCCACCAACCGTCTTCAGAACTCTTCAACGAGTTCAACTCAGTCTGTTTGATGTCTGAAGGAAATCTCGTCTTTTGTGGATGTCAGGTTGAATGCAAAAAACAATTTGAGAG GTTAAAACTTTACTGCCCAGTTAATTTTAACCCGGCCGAGTTTTACATACGTGCTATATCAAATGGTTCTGTTGAGTTCTTGGAAAATAACCAACAACCTTGTTTTAGAACCGGTTCATCACTGACATTGCCACAGATTAAAAC ATATCAAAGAAATTGGTTTAAACAGATACAGCTGTTGATTTGGAGGTCTTCTCTATCAATAAAGAGAGACCTTAaagcttatttattacagttatTTGTAAGTACG CTCATTTCCTCTATGATCATTGGAACCTGTTACGTCGGTATATCTGGAAGGACACAGCGAGGTGTTCAAGACTTAAAAGGCTTTCTATGGCTCATGGTCTCGGAAGTGTCATTTAGCCTATCCTATGTAGCGTTGTACGCATTCGAAGGGGACCTGAATCTATTTAAGCGGGAAGTGGGCGTGTATAGAACTTCAGCTTTCTATGTATGCAGGTTTTTGTGTTTG TTGCCTAAGTGCCTAATATGGCCAATCGCGTATGTGTTGATAGTGACTTTGGCGGTTGAGTTACCGAACCATATTTTCACTGCCTTCAAGTTCTCCATTGCCCTCATCATCACAGCCATTGCGTCATCTGCCTATG GTCTCGGTATGGGTGCCCTCTTCACATCTACTGGTGTAATGGGTGACGTTATGCCCTGCGCTGATCTTCCACTCTTCATCATGTCGGGAGCCTTTATCCGTCTGTCGTCACTCCCAATATGGCTTCTGCCCTTGAAGTACATATCCCACTTTTATTATGGCATGGATGCTGTCAGCAATATTTATTGGAGACAGATTGATGCGATCG attgTCCCACCAACTCCACATCAATTTGCCACAATGACGGTAATTCAGTACTAACAGAAAGTGGCTATTCAAACGACGAGAACTATTTAGGCTTCACATTCGTTACTGTGTTATGGAACCTTTTAGGTTACTACGGACTGAAAAGAGAAGAAAATAAagggtatatttattaa